ACCCGTACGATTGATTACTATCGTAAAGGCTGATTCCTTCCCGACTCGCTATTTACTTGTCAAAGAACCGATTCCGTAAACCGCAGCATTCTGCGGTCCGTCGCCCCGCCGGGGCTTCCCGCCGCGGCGAGGAGCATGTATGCCCCAGCGCCCTGCCAGGTGTCAACCGCTTTTTTCGTTTTCTTCGTTTTTTCTCGAAGACCCCGTGAATCCCGCAGTGGGTTCAGGAAAGCGGCAACCTATTGATCCGGCTGAAAGAGCGAGCCGCGTCGAACGCTGTCCGTTGCGGCGAAGGGGGTATCTATGCGCTTCGCCACCCGGCGTCAACAGGTTTTTCGTCAGCCCGCTGATTTTATTTTCGCTCAGCCCCGCCAGCCCGCGCCAGCCGTGGATTTGCGCACCGACAAAAAACGCGCCCGCCAAACGAAAGCGCCCCGGCAGAACCGGGGCGCTGAGGCAAGCATGGTGTCATGCACCACTATCGGGCGGCGCCCGGAAGGCTCCGGGTGCGCTATCGGCAGACGCTACTGGGCGGCGTGCACGGTGATCTGGTCGCCGGGCTTCAGCTGCGCATCGCGCTCCAGGTTGTTCCAGCGCAGCAGATCCTTGGGCGGCACGTTGAACTTGCGGGCAATGGCCCACATGGTGTCGCCTTCCTGCACCTTGTACACGATGGCCCGGCCCGACGGCGCGGAGGATTGGGCGGCGGACTTGGTCGTCGCGCCCTTGGACGCGGTGGCCACGGCCACGGGCGTGGCGGCCCGCTCGGCACCGCCGCGCGAAGCGCTGGCCACGATGGCCTTGTTGGCGGCCTCCGCTTCCTGCCGGGCGATGGCCGTGGCCTCGGCCCCGGCATCGGGAATGTACAGCTTCTGCCCCAGTTGCAGGGCGATACCCGAAAGGCCGTTGGCCTTTTGCAGGGTTTCCACGCTGCTGCCCTGAGCCTTGGCGATGCCGTACAACGTGTCGCCCTGCTTGACGATATACGTTGCGCGGCGCTCGGCGATGTCGCGGGTGCGGACAGGGGACGGCCTGTCCGATTTGTCCGATTTGTCCGGCCTGTCCGATTTGTCCGTTTTGTCCGCAACGGCCTTGCCGCCCTTGGCCGAAGTCGCAGACTTCGACGCAGGCGCCTCCGCCTGGGCGGTGAAGCCCGTTGCGTCGCCCCCGCCGGGGATCATCAGTTCCTGGCCCACCTGCAACTTGCCGCTGGCCTTGTTGACCCGCTTCAGCACCGAAACGGGCACCCCGCACCTTTTGCCGATGCGGTCCAGCGTATCGCCCTGACGCACCTTGTACACCCGCCAGCCCGCGTAGCTGCGCTGCTGCGGCTTGGTCAGGAAGGCGGTGGCCGCTTCAAGGTGCATGGGGTGCACGTAGGCGGTGGTGTGGGCATCGGGCGGCGAAATGTAGCGCCGGAAGGCCGGGTTGTTGGCGGAAAAGTCGCTCCAGCTCTGGCCCATGGCCTGGGCCAGGGCCATCAGGTCGGTGCCGGGCTTTACCCGCAGCTGTTCCAGCTTGGGCGGGCAGCTGTAATCCGGGGCCTGAAAGCCCAGGGACTCCAGGTTGCGCATGATCTTGGCCACGGCGATGAACCGGGGCACGTACTGGCGCGTTTCGTCCTTCAGCTGGGCCTTTCCGTCGAGCATGTGGTTCTTGGTGCGCAGGTCGAAGAACCCTTCGGCCCCGGTGCCTTCCAGCGCCCGCGAAATCTTGCCTTCGCCCGCGTTGTACGCGGCCATGGCCAGATGCCAGTCGCCGAAGTCGCCGTACAGCTTTTGCAGATAATCCGCCGCGGCGCGGGCCGACTTGTACGGGTCGCGCCGCTCGTCCATCCACCAGCTGTACGACAGGCCGTAGCGCATGCCGGTGTAGGGCATGAACTGCCACACCCCCACCGCGCCCGCCGAGGACACGGCATTGGGGTTGAACCCGCTTTCGACGATGGCGAGATA
Above is a window of Nitratidesulfovibrio sp. SRB-5 DNA encoding:
- a CDS encoding LysM peptidoglycan-binding domain-containing protein gives rise to the protein MQRTRLLSSALRARRAVRHVLVLVAVALLAAGCAPKKNLPPIQPAEACPVPPSAAATAAEPEEVVELPIPPADDGVPLTPQEWAALNSTGELDKNLSPEARRDVELHFKYFTHRARGTFERYLKRSQNYLPHIREVFRQQGIPEEIAYLAIVESGFNPNAVSSAGAVGVWQFMPYTGMRYGLSYSWWMDERRDPYKSARAAADYLQKLYGDFGDWHLAMAAYNAGEGKISRALEGTGAEGFFDLRTKNHMLDGKAQLKDETRQYVPRFIAVAKIMRNLESLGFQAPDYSCPPKLEQLRVKPGTDLMALAQAMGQSWSDFSANNPAFRRYISPPDAHTTAYVHPMHLEAATAFLTKPQQRSYAGWRVYKVRQGDTLDRIGKRCGVPVSVLKRVNKASGKLQVGQELMIPGGGDATGFTAQAEAPASKSATSAKGGKAVADKTDKSDRPDKSDKSDRPSPVRTRDIAERRATYIVKQGDTLYGIAKAQGSSVETLQKANGLSGIALQLGQKLYIPDAGAEATAIARQEAEAANKAIVASASRGGAERAATPVAVATASKGATTKSAAQSSAPSGRAIVYKVQEGDTMWAIARKFNVPPKDLLRWNNLERDAQLKPGDQITVHAAQ